Within Bacteroidales bacterium, the genomic segment CGGGCTTCATTCAGCAGCATGTGTTTTCATGGCATACATGCGCCCATACATTCTTGGCGTGGTTACTTCAAAGCAGGAATATGAACTGGGTATTCAGCCGAACATCCGCGACCTTGGGTTTCGCTGGTTTTTTTCATACTCACTCATACTTGTGAGCATTCATCATTTAATTTTATTTTACCTGGAAGTGTTTAGTTTTCAAGAGTTTTTTCAAACCTTGCTGAGGACTTTTTTAAGCATAGCATTTACCGTGTTTCTGCTTATTCTGAGTCAATATATTTTATACCGGCCAAAGAAATAAAAAACTTTTTTATTTATTCCATATATTTTCCATCTTTCCAGGTTCCACGGTCTATTTTACCATTAGGCCATTTATAAACACCTTTACCATCCATAACATCATTTTTCCATTCGC encodes:
- a CDS encoding rod shape-determining protein MreD, with amino-acid sequence MINIVSRNILRFIFLVLFQVIILNSINLGGYINPYFYVLFILMLPFETPKWLLLISSFFLGFSIDIFSDTPGLHSAACVFMAYMRPYILGVVTSKQEYELGIQPNIRDLGFRWFFSYSLILVSIHHLILFYLEVFSFQEFFQTLLRTFLSIAFTVFLLILSQYILYRPKK